From one Colletotrichum destructivum chromosome 3, complete sequence genomic stretch:
- a CDS encoding Putative glycosyltransferase 2, nucleotide-diphospho-sugar transferase — translation MEQITRASWPTLAVALLSLAAIGLLTVFVTLHLVAPKPRAVLPSEKIYLTSSASGNAIKISAPCWFDRWFAERSVSEARAHLTDPRDIPDSGATIDPADVRLTVVLPAYNEETRILPTLEEAVAYLDENFGRPSSPSKPLLSPTAPRRRAKNPPSEALSGYEILVVDDGSRDRTVDVCLEFAQKKGLHDVIRIVKLERNRGKGGAVTHGFRHARGEYVLFADADGATKFSDLGRLIQGCEDVVDGSHRGVAIGSRAHLVGSEAVVKRSALRNFLMRSFHLVLMILTPPATSRLRDTQCGFKLFTRAALPHIIPYMHAEGWIFDIEMLLLAESAPPAPVFGDDGSVIGTSPGIRVAEVPVDWHEVPGSKLSVISDSIKMAIGLAVLRGSWMMGVYRRRLT, via the exons ATGGAACAGATCACACGGGCATCGTGGCCTACACTTGCCGTCGCGCTGCTCAGTCTTGCCGCCATTGGTCTTCTCACG GTCTTTGTCACCctccacctcgtcgccccgaagccccgcgccgtcctccccTCCGAGAAGATCTACCTCACCTCTTCCGCCTCTGGAAACGCGATCAAGATCTCCGCGCCTTGTTGGTTCGACCGTTGGTTCGCCGAGCGCAGCGTCTCCGAAGCTCGCGCACACCTGACCGACCCTCGCGACATTCCCGACTCGGGCGCGACCATCGACCCCGCCGACGTGCGCCTCACTGTCGTACTCCCTGCCTACAATGAAGAAACTCGCATCCTGCCCaccctcgaggaggcggtCGCCTATCTCGATGAGAACTTTGGCcggccctcatcgccgtccaAACCCCTCCTCAGTCCTACcgcgccgcgtcgccgtgCCAAGAATCCGCCTTCCGAGGCCCTGAGCGGCTACGAGATCCtggttgtcgacgacggctccCGAGACCGCACCGTCGATGTCTGCCTCGAATTTGCGCAGAAGAAGGGCCTCCACGACGTCATCCGCATCGTCAAGCTTGAGCGTAACCGTGGgaagggcggcgccgttACCCACGGCTTCCGCCACGCCCGCGGCGAATATGTGCTctttgccgacgccgatggcgcgACCAAGTTCAGCGACCTGGGCCGTCTGATCCAGGGCTGCGAGGATGTCGTGGATGGTTCTCACCGCGGTGTTGCTATCGGCAGCCGCGCCCACCtcgtcggcagcgaggccGTTGTCAAG CGATCTGCTCTCCGAAATTTCCTCATGCGCTCCTTCCACCTCGTCCTCATGATTCTCACTCCGCCCGCTACATCTCGCCTCCGTGACACCCAGTGCGGCTTCAAGCTCTTCACGCGTGCCGCACTCCCGCACATCATTCCCTACATGCACGCCGAGGGCTGGATTTTTGACATAGAGatgctcctcctcgccgagtcGGCCCCGCCTGCACCCGTCTTCGGGGACGACGGCAGTGTTATTGGCACCAGCCCCGGAatccgcgtcgccgaggtgcccGTCGACTGGCACGAGGTTCCCGGTAGCAAGCTCAGTGTTATCTCGGACAGCATCAAAATGGCCATCGGCCTGGCGGTGCTCAGGGGTAGCTGGATGATGGGTGTCTATCGTCGAAGGCTCACGTAG
- a CDS encoding Putative serine/threonine-protein phosphatase 4 regulatory subunit 3-like, central, with protein MAQPVPHHATDKKRVKVYELRNNDWFDRGTGFCTAAFMQTEEGQPRDPRVIVESEDHPDRLLLETKICKEDGFQKQQETLIVWTEPSNGIDMALSFQEADGCALIWKFVNNVQQTFQGGMAGADDSLSDDLAMEMPSAISLPPAEIGNLPEIETSMRMMSQTVNGREALCKCITQEGYIRKLIPLVEMAEDLESLPDLHRLCNIMKTVILLNDTQLIEHVVSDECVLGVVGALEYDPDFPSHKANHRHWLDNQGRYKEVVPIEDDNIRRKIHQTYRLQYLKDVVLARILDDPTFSVLNSLIFFNQVDIVQHLQGNGGFLNELFSIFKATQPDQMRKKEAVLFIQQCCAIAKNLQPQARQTLYNNFLSHGLLQVINFGLRHPDVSVRVGATDVLVSLIDHDPHMIRGTIYRQLHDGQPPLTDSLIDLLLVEVDLGVKSQISDALKVLLDQGPPIQSQEAFAKANGEFSGRRPQAAENPQHELFLSQFYSTSAQRLFRPLIDLQGRTDMTFPVQQASMFTYLIEILCFFIRQHVNRSKFFVLHQDLLRRIAQLFACPEKYLRLVAIRFFRNLAGMQDNFYDKHMMEHGILEPLLDMVYRSMPRDNLLSSACVEFFGFITQQEHRKEINKFLVQNYRERLVDLSYMDTFRNIIVVFDQTQGHTIDFYTETEEDHARRAANPNQRITEHIAIDQAEEDYFNTSDDEDGPESRAFDKVQPANGSAASTPASKPLVDYPSDEEVDENADPEMLPTSDDKRDGTDGASDTSSESSSVAPPERLSEKRRREEDDDDELGKLMQNKRRNSSSAGSNASMTSSMVRRKKTFADRSNTTTPKKIAISISPSVKTAGTARSDDES; from the exons ATGGCACAACCCGTGCCTCATCATGCGACGGACAAGAAACGCGTCAAGGTCTATGAGTTGCGCAACAATGACTGGTTCGACCGAGGCACCGGCTTCTGCACCGCTGCCTTCATGCAG ACGGAGGAAGGCCAACCTCGAGACCCCAGAGTCATTGTCGAATCCGAAGACCACCCCGACCGGCTCCTACTAGAAACCAAAATCTGTAAGGAGGACGGGTTTCAGAAGCAACAAG AGACTCTGATTGTCTGGACGGAACCTAGTAATGGCATTGATATGGCTTTATCCTTCCAGGAGGCGGATGGCTGTGCTTTGATCTG GAAATTTGTCAACAATGTGCAGCAGACATTTCAAGGTGGAATGGCTGGCGCTG ACGATAGCCTCTCTGACGATCTCGCCATGGAGATGCCCAGCGCAATCAGCCTCCCTCCCGCCGAGATAGGGAATCTACCCGAGATCGAAACCAGCATGCGTATGATGAGTCAGACCGTCAACGGACGAGAGGCACTTTGCAAGTGTATCACCCAAGAGGGCTACATTCGCAAGCTGATTCCCTTGGTTGAGATGGCCGAAGATCTTGAGAGCTTGCCCGACCTGCATCGCTTGTGCAACATCATGAAGACCGTCATCCTTCTCAACGATACTCAACTCATCGAGCACGTGGTATCCGACGAGTgcgttctcggcgtcgttggTGCCCTCGAATACGATCCAGACTTCCCGAGTCACAAAGCCAATCACCGCCATTGGCTTGACAATCAAGGAAGATACAAAGAGGTCGTCCCgatcgaggacgacaacaTCCGAAGGAAGATACACCAAACCTACCGACTCCAATACCTGAAGGATGTCGTCCTGGCACGGATATTGGACGACCCGACCTTTTCTGTGCTCAATTCTCTGATCTTTTTCAATCAAGTGGACATTGTTCAGCATTTGCAAGGAAATGGAGGATTCCTCAACGAACTCTTTAGCATTTTTAAGGCGACCCAACCGGATCAGATGCGGAAGAAGGAAgccgtcctcttcatccAACAATGCTGCGCCATCGCTAAGAACCTCCAACCTCAAGCTCGCCAGACGCTCTATAACAACTTCCTCAGTCACGGTCTTCTCCAGGTCATCAACTTTGGCCTCCGTCATCCCGACGTGAGTGTTCGGGTGGGCGCAACCGACGTACTGGTATCTCTGATAGACCATGATCCGCACATGATTCGCGGCACCATTTACCGGCAGCTTCACGACGGCCAACCACCCTTGACAGATTCGCTCATTGACTTGCTCTTGGTAGAAGTCGACCTTGGCGTAAAGTCACAAATTTCGGATGCGCTGaaggtcctcctcgaccaggGACCTCCGATTCAGTCACAGGAGGCTTTTGCAAAAGCGAACGGGGAGTTTTCTGGCCGAAGACCACAAGCAGCGGAGAACCCTCAGCACGAGTTGTTCCTTTCCCAATTTTACTCGACATCAGCACAGCGGCTCTTCCGGCCACTGATCGACCTTCAAGGTCGTACAGACATGACCTTCCCGGTGCAGCAAGCCTCAATGTTCACATATCTCATTGAGATCCTGTGCTTTTTTATCCGGCAGCATGTGAACCGCAGCAAGTTTTTCGTCCTACACCAGGATCTCCTGCGGCGAATCGCTCAGCTCTTCGCTTGCCCGGAAAAATACCTACGACTCG TTGCCATTCGATTCTTCCGCAACTTGGCGGGCATGCAGGACAACTTTTACGACAAGCACATGATGGAGCATGGCATTCTGGAGCCTCTTCTCGACATGGTGTATCGGTCCATGCCTCGGGACAATCTGCTGAGCTCGGCTTGCGTGGAGTTCTTCGGATTCATCACCCAACAAGAGCATAGAAAAGAGATCAACAAGTTCCTCGTCCAAAACTACCGGGAGCGACTGGTTGATTTAAGCTATATGGATACCTTCCGGAACATCATAGTGGTCTTTGATCAGACGCAAGGTCACACCATTGACTTCTACACGGAAACAGAAGAGGATCATGCTAGGCGAGCCGCCAATCCCAACCAGAGGATAACGGAACACATCGCCATTGACCAAGCCGAGGAGGACTACTTTAACACGTCagacgatgaagatggtCCCGAAAGCAGAGCCTTTGACAAGGTGCAGCCGGCAAACGGCTCAGCGGCGTCAACGCCAGCCTCAAAACCATTGGTCGATTATCCTTCAGACGAAGAGGTAGACGAGAATGCGGACCCCGAGATGTTGCCGACCTCCGATGACAAGCGCGATGGTACAGACGGTGCCTCTGACACTAGCAGTGAATCATCTTCAGTCGCACCCCCGGAACGACTCTCTGAAAAAAGGCGCcgtgaagaagacgacgacgatgagcttGGCAAACTGATGCAAAACAAACGCAGAAACAGCAGTTCTGCAGGCTCGAACGCATCGATGACGTCGAGCATGGTcaggagaaagaaaacgtTTGCCGATCGTTCAAAtacgacgacgccgaagaagatTGCCATCAGCATATCCCCGTCAGTGAAAACCGCCGGGACGGCAAGATCGGACGATGAATCCTAG
- a CDS encoding Putative NADP-dependent oxidoreductase domain-containing protein yields the protein MSALPMAAPPKSPLARYRILSPTASVRVSPLCLGAMNFGDAWKGYMGTCDQKTVGEILDFFYEQGGNFIDTANNYQFEESEAWIGEWMKKRGVRDQMVIATKYTTNFQAGPNAPNIMANFTGNGSKSLHVSVEASLRKLQTNYIDLLYVHWWDYSTSVPEMMQSLNNLVIAGKVLYLGISDTPAWIVSKANEYARNHGLRQFSVYQGRWSAASRDFEREIIPMTKSEGMGLAPWGSLGGGAFKTEEQRNSQEGRKVQASEAQIKISQVLEKIANNKNTIITSVALAYVMQKAPYVFPIVGGRTLNHLKQNIEALALNLTDEDIKEIEGAVPFDMGFPHNFLWGDKVPSNPGEVWLLNMGGTFDYVPEPKAIAPREGGQ from the exons ATGTCGGCCCTACCTATGGCGGCTCCCCCCAAGAGCCCTCTAGCTCGTTACCGCATTCTTTCCCCTACAGCCTCTGTCCGAGTAAGCCCATTGTGCCTGGGTGCCATGAACTTTGGCGATGCCTG GAAGGGGTACATGGGAACTTGCGATCAGAAGACCGTTGGAGAGATTCTCGATTTCTTCTATGAGCAGGGTGGCAACTTCATCGATACCGCCAACAACTACCAATTTGAAGAGTCTGAAGCCTGGATCGGCGAatggatgaagaagagaggtGTTCGCGACCAGATGG TTATCGCGACCAAGTATACCACCAACTTCCAGGCTGGTCCCAACGCACCCAACATCATGGCCAATTTCACCGGCAACGGATCCAAAAGCTTGCATGTCTCTGTCGAGGCCAGCCTGCGCAAGTTGCAGACGAATTACATTGACCTG CTTTACGTGCACTGGTGGGACTACTCCACGTCCGTTCCGGAAATGATGCAGTCTTTGAACAATCTCGTCATTGCCGGCAAAGTTCTGTACCTTGGGATCAGTGACACTCCAGCGTGGATTGTGAG CAAAGCAAATGAGTACGCCAGAAACCATGGACTTCGCCAATTCTCAGTCTATCAAGGCCGGTGGTCTGCTGCTTCGCGAGACTTCGAACGAGAGATTATCCCGATGACCAAGTCCGAGGGTATGGGCTTGGCACCCTGGGGTTCTCTTGGGGGCGGGGCCTTCAAGACGGAGGAGCAACGTAATTCCCAAGAGGGCCGCAAAGTCCAAGCAAGTGAAGCACAGATCAAGATCAGTCAGGTGTTGGAGAAGATTgccaacaacaagaacacCATCATTACCAGTGTTGCTCTGGCGTACGTCATGCAAAAGGCACCGTACGTCTTTCCCATAGTTGGCGGTCGCACTCTCAATCACCTGAAGCAGAATATCGAGGCACTTGCCTTGAATCTGACCGATGAGGATATCAAGGAGATCGAGGGGGCCGTTCCGTTCGACATGGGCTTCCCCCACAACTTCTTGTGGGGAGACAAGGTGCCGTCGAATCCCGGTGAAGTGTGGTTGTTGAACATGGGAGGAACCTTCGACTACGTTCCCGAGCCCAAGGCAATCGCACCCAGAGAGGGGGGACAGTAG
- a CDS encoding Putative WD40/YVTN repeat-like-containing domain superfamily, with product MAPASQFELAQPPSDAISSLAYAPNSPTRLLVSCWDKKIYLYDTHSGDEDAPGTLLQTIEFRAPVLDVTFGATDNEAYTACLDHCVYRVDLESGEKQVVAQHTAPARCVVYSTEHSLLISASWDQTLQIHNAKSPSDDNITIHLPGKPHALAVSPSKVVVAMTARLVNIYDLSQIPSLFSTPGPHDIKPWQQRESSLKFLTRAVSCMPNDAGYATSSIEGRVAVEWFEDSAESQARKYAFKCHRQAAPDGEGDIVYPVNAMAFHPVYGTFASGGGDGTVALWDAEAKRRMKQYQKFPDSVAALAFSKDGKYLAIGVCPGFETGMEDYSAEGKASIFIRELGETEAKGKGAK from the exons ATGGCACCTG CATCCCAATTCGAGCTGGCGCAACCGCCCAGCGACGCCATCTCCTCGCTGGCGTACGCTCCCAATTCTCCCACGAGGCTCCTGGTGTCATGCTGGGACAAGAAGATTTACCTCTACGACACGCATAGTGGAGATGAAGATGCTCCGGGAACCCTCCTCCAGACGATCGAGTTCCGCGCCCCCGTGCTCGATGTGACTTTCGGCGCGACAGACAATGAAGCCTATACGGCTTGCTTGGACCACTGCGTATACAG GGTCGATCTGGAATCAGGAGAGAAGCAAGTGGTAGCTCAACACACCGCTCCCGCGCGTTGCGTAGTGTACAGCACAGAGCACT CCCTCCTCATCTCCGCCTCTTGGGACCAAACCCTTCAAATCCATAACGCAAAGTCGCCATCCGACGACAATATCACCATCCATCTGCCCGGGAAGCCACACGCCCTGGCCGTCAGCCCCTCGAAGGTTGTCGTTGCCATGACCGCCCGCCTCGTCAACATCTACGACCTGAGCCAgatcccctccctcttctccacgCCAGGGCCCCACGACATCAAACCCTGGCAGCAGCGCGAGTCTTCTCTCAAGTTCCTCACCCGCGCCGTTTCTTGCATGCCCAACGATGCCGGCTAcgccaccagcagcatcgAGGGCCGTGTTGCCGTTGAGTGGTTCGAGGACTCGGCTGAGTCCCAGGCCCGCAAATATGCCTTCAAGTGCCATCGCCAAGCCGCcccggacggcgagggcgacatCGTCTACCCGGTCAATGCCATGGCTTTCCACCCTGTCTACGGCACGTTTGCTTcaggcggcggtgacggaACTGTTGCCCTCTGGGACGCCGAAGCCAAGCGTAGGATGAAGCAGTACCAGAAGTTCCCGGACAGCGTTGCGGCCCTGGCTTTCTCCAAAGATGGCAAATACCTTGCCATTGGTGTCTGCCCAGGTTTCGAGACCGGTATGGAGGACTACAGTGCTGAAGGCAAGGCAAGCATCTTCATCCGTGAACTTGGTGAAACGGAGGCCAAAGGCAAGGGCGCGAAATGA